A section of the Nitrospiraceae bacterium genome encodes:
- a CDS encoding efflux transporter outer membrane subunit has protein sequence MRWRTNIFLLALFALAGMSCAMGPDYSRPDINTADQFRMSDTEGESIANLPWWELLHDEELQNLIRIALRENKNLQKAAASVEEFQARAMIATMDFAPQLSVSSSGPVFGRQSNFSAPGFPNPFNYYIQGNLAWEIDLWGRIRRSNEAARADLLAQEENRRAVVLSLVSGVAQAYFDLLQFDMQLDIAKRTLESWKESVAIARARLRQGISSKLDADQFESEQANAAARVAQFERQMIQKENELSVLLGRNSQSIARGVSLTEQVMPPVVPPGLPSELLKRRPDILQVEDQLAAATARIGMAKADRFPKISITGLMGYANPQFSQLVKGGGKANGQFAEAGPSLLGPVFNASVLGFQQDAVEAQAKQVLADYEQTILVAFKEVEDALVAVRTADSQRNAQEEQVTALRSALRLANLRYKGGLTSYVDVLIAKRDLFVSELELTSTHRLHLVSIVQLYKALGGGWSPVAPEEPLAISGSPS, from the coding sequence ATGCGTTGGCGAACCAACATCTTTCTGCTCGCGCTGTTTGCATTGGCCGGCATGTCCTGCGCCATGGGACCGGACTATTCACGCCCCGATATCAACACGGCCGACCAGTTTCGCATGTCCGACACGGAAGGGGAGTCGATTGCGAATCTTCCCTGGTGGGAATTGCTTCACGACGAAGAGTTGCAAAACCTGATACGCATCGCGCTTCGCGAGAACAAGAATCTTCAGAAGGCGGCAGCCAGCGTGGAGGAATTTCAAGCACGCGCGATGATCGCGACGATGGACTTCGCCCCACAGCTTAGCGTCTCCTCCAGCGGTCCGGTTTTCGGACGGCAGAGCAACTTCTCCGCGCCCGGGTTCCCCAATCCCTTCAACTATTACATTCAAGGAAACCTGGCTTGGGAGATCGACCTCTGGGGGCGCATCCGGCGGTCCAACGAAGCGGCCCGCGCCGATCTGCTCGCCCAGGAGGAAAACCGGCGGGCCGTCGTTCTGTCGCTGGTGAGCGGCGTGGCCCAGGCGTATTTTGATCTTCTTCAATTCGACATGCAATTGGACATTGCCAAGCGCACGTTGGAGTCCTGGAAAGAATCGGTGGCCATTGCCCGTGCGCGATTACGACAAGGGATAAGTTCAAAACTCGATGCCGACCAGTTTGAGTCGGAGCAGGCGAATGCGGCGGCTCGCGTGGCGCAGTTCGAGCGGCAGATGATCCAGAAAGAAAATGAGCTGAGCGTACTTCTTGGGCGCAATTCTCAAAGCATTGCGCGGGGAGTGTCCCTGACCGAGCAGGTGATGCCGCCGGTCGTCCCCCCCGGGTTGCCGTCGGAGCTTCTCAAGCGTCGTCCGGACATCCTTCAAGTGGAAGACCAATTGGCCGCCGCAACCGCACGGATCGGCATGGCCAAGGCCGATCGCTTTCCGAAAATCTCAATCACCGGCCTCATGGGCTATGCCAACCCGCAATTTTCCCAACTTGTGAAAGGCGGTGGTAAGGCCAATGGGCAGTTTGCGGAGGCAGGACCCAGCCTGTTGGGACCGGTGTTCAATGCGTCCGTTCTGGGATTCCAGCAGGACGCCGTCGAAGCACAGGCCAAGCAGGTTCTGGCCGATTATGAGCAAACCATTCTTGTGGCATTCAAAGAAGTGGAGGATGCTCTTGTGGCGGTGCGCACGGCAGATTCCCAACGGAATGCCCAGGAGGAACAGGTCACGGCTCTCCGGTCGGCATTGCGTTTGGCCAACCTTCGCTACAAAGGCGGTCTGACCAGTTATGTGGATGTACTCATCGCCAAACGGGATTTGTTCGTTTCCGAACTCGAACTCACCTCCACCCATCGTCTGCATTTGGTGTCGATCGTGCAACTCTATAAAGCGTTGGGTGGAGGATGGTCGCCTGTAGCTCCTGAAGAGCCCCTCGCCATTTCCGGCTCACCATCCTAA